A single Drosophila ananassae strain 14024-0371.13 chromosome 3L, ASM1763931v2, whole genome shotgun sequence DNA region contains:
- the LOC26515200 gene encoding cx9C motif-containing protein 4, translating into MSADTRKDPCKPFACRIQACLNDNHYQEHKCLDVLEAMRKCCLKWHTVSLCCSGIDLNKPYLPEAAKDKLPAGKSKK; encoded by the exons ATGTCTGCTGATACTCGCAAGGATCCTTGCAAACCCTTCGCCTGCCGCATACAAGCCTGTTTGAACG ATAATCATTACCAGGAGCACAAATGCCTGGATGTGCTTGAGGCTATGCGCAAGTGCTGTCTGAAGTGGCATACCGTTTCGCTCTGCTGCAGTGGCATCGACCTCAACAAGCCCTATTTGCCGGAAGCTGCCAAAGACAAGCTCCCAGCCGGCAAGTC CAAAAAATAA
- the LOC6496100 gene encoding dr1-associated corepressor — MPSKKKKYNARFPAGRIKKIMQSDEEIGKVAQAVPVIISRTLELFVESLLTKTLRITNSRNAKTLSPSHMRQCIVSEKRFDFLKELVRNIPDISVAEEANAYNDDDVLRSSPEDQYPDSDTPYDLSLPSTSMRANGGAANTAAYMRSMSLNGGPGSTAAGSKRHHQPQITAHHNNAPAHVPAKLARSESTPACTQRGRPPNSAYQKQKQPVPLDTAIPAPICSYELNKPIVKIDYSNVQMPMPTATNLCTPDASDSGSGAGSAASTCSAAFSFDIAAPVINIDLTNIVAAGTTSSRPNSLGLAPADNNNVNQMAGKSSAPIIPKATAAPSNPPIETIFELDEDYDNI, encoded by the exons ATGCCttcgaaaaagaaaaaatataacgCGCGCTTCCCGGCG GGCCGCATCAAGAAGATCATGCAGAGCGACGAGGAGATCGGGAAGGTGGCTCAGGCGGTGCCAGTTATCATCTCGCGCACGCTGGAGCTCTTCGTGGAGTCGCTGCTGACAAAGACGCTGCGCATCACCAACTCGCGCAACGCCAAGACGCTGTCGCCGTCGCACATGCGGCAATGCATCGTGAGTGAGAAGCGATTCGACTTCCTCAAGGAGCTGGTGCGCAACATCCCCGACATCAGTGTGGCTGAGGAAGCCAATGCCTACAACGACGATGATGTGCTCCGCAGCTCGCCAGAGGATCAGTACCCCGACTCGGACACGCCATATGATCTTAGCCTGCCATCGACGTCGATGCGAGCGAATGGAGGAGCCGCCAACACAGCCGCGTACATGCGTTCTATGAGTCTGAACGGCGGACCGGGATCCACAGCCGCTGGCAGCAAGAGGCATCACCAGCCGCAGATCACCGCTCACCACAACAATGCCCCAGCCCATGTGCCCGCCAAGTTGGCCCGTTCGGAGTCCACGCCCGCCTGCACACAGCGGGGCAGACCGCCTAACTCCGCCTatcaaaagcaaaagcagcCGGTGCCCCTAGACACTGCCATACCCGCGCCGATCTGCAGCTATGAACTTAACAAGCCGATCGTCAAGATAGACTACAGCAACGTACAGATGCCGATGCCCACGGCGACCAATCTTTGCACTCCGGATGCCTCCGACTCCGGATCTGGTGCCGGCTCCGCAGCCAGCACCTGTAGTGCCGCCTTTAGTTTCGATATTGCCGCTCCGGTGATTAATATCGATTTGACGAATATCGTGGCAGCCGGAACGACGAGCAGCAGGCCGAATTCACTGGGTCTCGCTCCGGCGGACAATAATAATGTGAACCAAATGGCTGGAAAGAGCAGCGCTCCCATCATTCCAAAGGCCACAGCGGCACCATCGAACCCCCCCATCGAAACAATTTTCGAATTAGATGAAGACTATGACAATATTTGA
- the LOC6494493 gene encoding uncharacterized protein LOC6494493, which translates to MESVRKANQRLRNYPLLLGKCADKASVYAVCVSRDLNVQHKICEAEFKEFISCIRKSAQEMKTKL; encoded by the coding sequence ATGGAATCCGTGCGCAAAGCTAATCAACGTCTCCGCAACTATCCACTTCTGCTGGGCAAGTGCGCGGACAAGGCTTCGGTTTACGCCGTGTGTGTGTCGCGGGATCTCAACGTACAGCATAAGATCTGCGAGGCCGAGTTCAAAGAATTCATTAGCTGCATTCGTAAGAGTGCCCAGGAGATGAAGACCAAGCTGTAG
- the LOC6494494 gene encoding GPI mannosyltransferase 1 produces MTKHKAAATTKATGRQPSLGRRILQMSFRTHLLISALLRVVLICYGHIHDSRSPVPYTDIDYKVVTDGARQVLAGGSPFSRHTYRYSPIMAYIQTLNILLHPAWGKLVYATFDLLIAVLIYRLVHMEIKSQYQKTVQHLLSKFNRPRESDQSLDALDEKSHPENLARASACFWLYNPLTAVISTRGSGDCFSSFFVILTIYLLMRSEHKESKSLWLIFCAGLAHGLVIHLRLYPLLFSLGYYLALSTRLTRTPLDFLWQILRPNTQQLCLVVGTILSLVALTWTFYLMYGWEYIYEAYLYHFVRKDPRHNFSVQFLMQYLGSTADTSVLVKFLVMAPQLLLVLYLSLSLGQFRQTLPFCIFTVAFVIVTYNSVVTSQYFIWYLAILPLCLNNFKRLSWGKCFSLLGWWLLAQALWLLPAYLLEFRTWNTLYWIGVQGAIFFATNGYILEQLLSHYGFTQFKISYRKLL; encoded by the coding sequence atgaCCAAACACAAGGCCGCTGCCACTACGAAGGCTACGGGACGGCAGCCGTCTTTGGGTCGCCGCATCCTGCAAATGAGTTTCCGCACACATCTTTTGATCTCGGCGCTGCTACGCGTTGTTCTAATATGCTACGGACATATACACGATAGTAGGTCTCCGGTTCCCTATACAGATATTGACTACAAGGTGGTCACGGATGGTGCCCGGCAGGTCTTAGCCGGCGGAAGCCCATTTTCTAGGCACACGTACCGCTACAGTCCGATTATGGCGTACATACAAACCTTGAACATCCTCCTACATCCTGCGTGGGGCAAACTGGTCTATGCCACCTTCGATCTACTCATCGCCGTACTCATTTACCGCCTGGTGCACATGGAGATCAAGAGTCAGTACCAGAAAACCGTACAACACCTGCTCAGCAAGTTCAACAGGCCCCGGGAGTCGGACCAGTCGCTGGATGCTTTGGATGAGAAGAGTCATCCCGAAAACTTGGCTCGCGCCTCCGCGTGCTTTTGGCTCTACAATCCTTTGACGGCTGTAATATCCACCCGGGGCAGCGGCGATTGCTTCTCCAGTTTCTTTGTGATCCTGACCATCTATCTGCTGATGAGATCGGAGCACAAGGAGTCTAAGAGTTTGTGGCTTATCTTTTGCGCGGGCTTAGCCCACGGTCTGGTGATCCACCTTCGCCTTTACCCCCTGCTGTTTAGCTTGGGATACTACCTGGCGCTGTCCACCAGGCTGACGCGGACTCCTCTAGATTTCTTGTGGCAAATCTTGCGCCCCAACACGCAGCAACTGTGCCTGGTAGTTGGCACCATTCTGAGCCTAGTGGCCTTAACCTGGACCTTTTATTTGATGTACGGCTGGGAGTACATCTACGAGGCTTACCTCTACCACTTTGTGCGCAAGGACCCCCGCCACAACTTCTCTGTGCAGTTCCTGATGCAGTACCTAGGTAGTACCGCGGATACCTCGGTCCTTGTGAAGTTTCTTGTAATGGCCCCACAGCTCTTGCTTGTCCTCTACTTGAGCCTGAGCTTAGGCCAGTTCCGGCAGACGCTCCCCTTCTGCATCTTCACCGTGGCCTTTGTGATAGTCACCTACAACTCGGTGGTGACTTCGCAATACTTTATCTGGTATCTGGCTATCCTGCCGCTGTGCCTAAACAACTTTAAGCGGCTCTCGTGGGGGAAGTGCTTTAGCCTCCTGGGCTGGTGGCTGCTCGCCCAGGCGCTGTGGCTCCTTCCAGCCTATCTTTTGGAGTTCCGGACGTGGAACACCCTCTACTGGATCGGAGTGCAAGGCGCCATCTTCTTCGCCACCAATGGCTACATCCTGGAGCAGCTTCTGAGCCATTATGGGTTCACCCAATTTAAGATAAGCTATAGGAAGTTATTATAA
- the LOC6496099 gene encoding uncharacterized protein LOC6496099 produces MEAQIQETDSSSTQVKLPEIQVLNISGRVKPPHGTPRIRGKKKKAPVSPEAPRVTPSSFPAILSRILLKSNEPPENAPKLNPSDSSPRLCFLCLEKPATRKRAYHMFTSAENTLGRDYTRTQKLYENRKDYKHVNNITVDTPCARALYRRVQKEFTDMVWNKQGNVFETDMEGHTDVWNVSNRVYDLRKKELERLINFIKFLSATKS; encoded by the coding sequence ATGGAGGCTCAAATCCAGGAAACTGATTCATCCTCAACGCAAGTAAAATTGCCGGAAATACAGGTGCTTAATATTTCCGGGAGAGTCAAGCCTCCCCATGGGACTCCCCGAATCAGAGGAAAAAAGAAGAAGGCTCCTGTTTCGCCAGAGGCTCCCAGAGTGACGCCGTCCTCGTTTCCGGCCATTCTCAGTAGGATACTGCTGAAAAGCAACGAGCCACCGGAAAATGCTCCAAAGCTAAATCCATCTGATTCCTCCCCACGACTGTGTTTTCTGTGTCTCGAGAAGCCAGCCACTAGGAAACGGGCTTACCACATGTTCACCTCCGCCGAAAACACTCTGGGCAGGGACTACACCAGGACACAAAAGCTCTACGAGAACCGAAAGGACTACAAACACGTGAACAACATAACGGTGGACACTCCCTGTGCCCGTGCCTTGTACCGACGCGTCCAAAAGGAGTTCACCGACATGGTCTGGAACAAGCAGGGCAATGTTTTCGAGACTGACATGGAAGGGCATACCGATGTGTGGAATGTTTCCAACAGAGTGTACGATCTTCGAAAGAAGGAGCTTGAAAGACTAATTAACTTTATTAAGTTTCTAAGCGCCACAAAAAGTTAA
- the LOC26513990 gene encoding uncharacterized protein LOC26513990: MEPEVTILSIGTVTSNSSVNNQQVPFDQKFAERMKQILLDGAAPLNSTPDLDSIGRFAAKSIRRNGKQYYQFGKDTFERDTIISGPAFDPKSIVFLIKDRIAKEHWINENVIQFRNNSWPEIQTIVCDSIAEQDYQIYQFLGYLQSNQ; encoded by the coding sequence ATGGAGCCAGAGGTGACTATATTGAGCATTGGAACGGTGACAAGTAACTCTTCGGTGAACAATCAACAAGTACCATTTGATCAGAAGTTTGCGGAACGCATGAAACAGATATTACTAGACGGAGCGGCTCCCTTAAATAGTACCCCAGATCTGGATTCAATTGGAAGATTTGCGGCCAAATCGATTCGAAGAAATGGCAAACAATATTATCAATTCGGAAAAGATACATTTGAAAGGGACACTATTATCTCTGGCCCTGCTTTCGACCCCAAAAGTATAGTTTTCCTAATCAAAGATAGGATCGCCAAAGAACATTGGATAAATGAAAATGTTATTCAGTTCCGCAATAATTCATGGCCTGAAATACAGACCATTGTTTGCGATTCTATTGCCGAGCAGGACTATCAGATCTACCAATTCCTGGGATATCTGCAAAGTAATCAATGA
- the LOC6496101 gene encoding prefoldin subunit 3 translates to MFSFLEKIERPPLETGRKSYQPIREAEYISDIESHLALPEIDSDVAKALKLQSFFYSKYGELAATMQANHMALVRRIDTGKKNLELVAKLLLEGGKEYDSLVQVVPGVLRRVVVPPVKKVTLQVSMGLQMEFGLKEAGDFIIAEVTNLVKQKLQLEHDIDFLQDQVSTTELNMNGLYNHGIETQKRFDLGGCLAGIP, encoded by the coding sequence ATGTTTTCATTTCTGGAAAAGATTGAAAGACCGCCCCTTGAAACGGGTCGGAAGAGTTATCAGCCGATAAGGGAGGCCGAGTACATTAGCGACATCGAGAGTCATCTGGCCCTTCCGGAGATCGACTCGGATGTGGCCAAAGCCCTCAAACTGCAGAGTTTCTTCTACTCAAAGTATGGGGAACTGGCCGCCACAATGCAGGCCAATCACATGGCTCTGGTCAGGCGCATCGATACGGGAAAGAAAAATCTGGAACTGGTGGCCAAGTTGCTGCTCGAGGGAGGCAAGGAGTACGATAGCCTTGTGCAAGTTGTGCCCGGAGTCCTGCGGCGAGTTGTCGTGCCGCCCGTGAAGAAGGTTACCCTTCAAGTGAGCATGGGCCTCCAGATGGAGTTCGGCCTAAAAGAGGCCGGGGACTTTATAATCGCTGAAGTTACCAATCTTGTGAAGCAGAAGTTGCAGCTCGAGCACGACATAGACTTTCTGCAGGATCAGGTCAGCACAACAGAGCTAAACATGAATGGTCTGTACAATCATGGAATCGAGACACAGAAGCGATTCGATCTTGGCGGATGTTTGGCAGGCATTCCCTAA
- the LOC116654699 gene encoding uncharacterized protein LOC116654699, with the protein MANNNGQRRRGKPRIKDKVNHDTFPAILGRIMLDTNTPQEPPTDYIRSYTKVLCFLYIEKPAARKRVYHMFVSTDKDSEKDYDELRRAYQNRKDLKIANQLTENTLCARTLFERVRELFSDAKWNKQGNVFELDMTAETSVWALTRKINKMSAEEHEKLFNFIRFLCN; encoded by the coding sequence ATGGCTAACAATAATGGCCAACGACGAAGAGGAAAACCTCGAATTAAGGATAAAGTCAACCATGACACCTTCCCCGCAATCCTTGGCAGGATAATGCTGGATACCAATACCCCCCAAGAACCACCCACGGATTATATCAGGAGCTATACAAAGGTCCTGTGCTTCCTTTATATTGAGAAGCCAGCTGCCCGGAAGCGGGTCTATCACATGTTTGTATCAACAGACAAGGATTCCGAAAAGGATTACGATGAACTGCGGAGAGCATACCAAAATCGGAAGGACTTGAAGATAGCCAACCAACTAACCGAGAACACTCTCTGCGCCCGCACTTTATTTGAAAGGGTTCGGGAATTATTCAGCGACGCCAAGTGGAACAAACAAGGGAATGTCTTCGAGTTGGATATGACAGCGGAGACCAGTGTCTGGGCCTTgacaaggaaaataaataaaatgagcGCAGAAGAACATGAAAAACTATTCAATTTTATACGCTTTTTATGCAATTAA
- the LOC6494492 gene encoding uncharacterized protein LOC6494492 codes for MSVPQYQPPKEIQDLLDKKEQQQINQRRRTAVLPKRSWIKRNPRLFQITFLTGSLLIFFSKPLYDCFIADPLPPPEVKVPPHKR; via the coding sequence ATGTCCGTGCCGCAGTACCAGCCACCGAAAGAAATCCAAGACCTGTtagacaaaaaagagcaaCAACAGATCAACCAGCGCCGGCGTACAGCCGTTCTTCCCAAACGCTCCTGGATAAAGCGTAACCCGCGTCTGTTCCAGATCACCTTTCTCACCGGCTCGCTCCTGATATTCTTTTCTAAACCATTGTACGACTGCTTCATCGCTGATCCTCTGCCACCGCCGGAGGTTAAGGTGCCGCCGCACAAACGCTAA